aagaagtcaaccacaagaatgcagctggaacagtaaacagtcatcaatgcactgaatggcgttttctcattttgtgtcgcactgcattacagtgtaggaaatcaatattaacatgtcgtccgacatattccaacacctccaagcggatcaggcaacatggcttgccctagattgctgaaaagttcagtactagtgcagatatattccctccctttccctccagcacctcaaaagagagactcttccacttcgatcagtgtggagttcgagggacgacaaacgacagacggtccaacgtcctggtctgttagctcagttggcagagcgtggtgctgataacgccaaggtcgtgagttcgagcctcacatggaccaaggtcggcgaacgtggtgtgttctttttcaaccagtattacctccactcaagatcctgtctcttgtggccatcttttgacagtggtgacgtcactctcgcatcagctgcgacctgtagaccgttagttgacaggacagcccgtctggcattgaaataaaggaataagaaattgaacaaaccaccgtctccaaatgctctgcctcataactcttaacttaacaacatcaagccgataatcaaacaatcgattaagagagatggtaaagggcaatgtgagacgggccagtagcctttgacgccgatactctccacaatgatcttcgatttgagcggccgtcagtgccctttatttccaacagatcatgaaagttttctccactggccatcaaccccacatagccacgaaagttccgactcagaaaacacctgccacacataatgactttggcttgaccgagaaagaaagccttaaagGGCAACTGACCCCCAAAATGAGTCATTTTTAGGACAAATTACATCAAACGTGAAAGTAAAAAATCCACATTttagagctgaaagagcatcTGTCTTCCTGAAATTTCCTTTGGAAAACCTCACATACATCGCTTTGACAGCCGCCATATTTGAGCCCACGCTAAATTACCGCACTGgactgtgacgtcacaacgtcaATGCCTCATGTTGTCTATGTTTCCAAGAGCTTTAAAGTGTTTTCCGAGTCTTTTTTGATAAAATGGTGAATTGTTGCGTGCCTGGATGCACCAACTATTCAGCTAAATCCACAAATATAAGCTATCATAAGATTCCAAAGGATCCACAACTACAAAAAGCTTGGATTTCTCGTCTGAGAAGAGAAAATCTGCCGCCGTTGAAGAATTGCTACGTCTATAGCGAACACTTCGATAATGAATGCTTCGAATCTGACTTCATGGAACAGCTGAtcggagagaaaaaaagaaaaaggttaaaGGTAGACGCGATTCCAAGCATCTTTACGTTTACATCACCTACCGCTGTTTCAAGCAAAAGAAGAGCCACAACTGAAAATCGTATCGAACGAAAACGACAAAAAGAGGTACGTTGTAATGTTACTGTTAATTTTCATCATGCTGCCAACGTAAAgttcttcttatttttatatcAGACACTAGAAAACATACTTGCTCCAAGTAGTAGTGGATCATTTGCTGATGCGACGCATGAAGAGAGTGACATGGAAATCTCCGAGGATGAGCTCGTACCTTCAGATACAAGGGACATTGGAATCCAGTGTTGCCTAGAAAATAGATTCATGGTCACAACAACTATCTCGACGCAGACAAATAAGGCGGATATCTATGCTGACACTGCTGATACTTGTATTCAAGTAGATGAAAATTCAACACTTGAGAAATTAAACATTCTCCATGATCACACCTATGCTATTTCACCTGTCTCCCCAGTTGTATCACCACAAAAATCATTGAAGGGCATCTCTCCTCAAAAATCGTGTGGTTCGTACCCCTGGTCTGATGACGAAGAAGGGAAGCTCTTTTcgaatgatgaagatgatgatgactgCATAATTTCTTCACAGGAAAGACATTCTACCACAGACACAGAGCCTGAATCTGAATGTTACCTTGAGAGCTGTATCAGTGAGGCAAAATATCTGGTATTTTGGTCCTCCTTAAAGGAGTTGTTCAGATTTTGCATGAAATGTGGATCAACCATTACTGAAATCAGCTTTGCCAGCACAGGAAGCATGCTAACTGTAAGAACAAGCTGCATGAATGAGCATGACTCCTCGTGGAATTCACAGCCAATCCTGAGTAGCACACCAGTTGGAAACCTTCTTCTTTGCTCGTCCATTTTGTTTACTGGCAACACTTTCAAAAAGATCCAGAACTTTGCTGCGTGTTTAGGATTAAAATTTCTTAGCGAGAGAGTTTTTTATCGACATCAAGATAGGTATCTGTTCCCTGTTATCAATGATGCTTGGGAAAAGGAGAGACAAACTGTGGTGGAGGAACTTATAGATAAACCTATTGTGAACTTGAACGGTGATGGAAGATGTGACAGCCCCGGCCATAATGCTAAGTATGGGACATACACATTTATGGACAGTGACACgggaaaaattgtttctttctctgTGGTTCAGGTTACAGAAACCACTTCTTCAAATGCCATGGAGAAAGAGGGGTTTGTGAGGTGCATCAGCAGCCTAGAGAATGGGGATGATGTTTCCATTGACAGAATAACTACAGACAGGCACACAGTCATAACTAGCACCATGGCGAAGGACTATCCCCACATTAAGCACCAGTATGATGTTTGGCATGTGTCAAAGTCTGTTGTAAAGAAACTGAACAAGAAGGCCAAGCTGAAAAGTTGCCAAGACCTGTCTCGTTGGATTCAATCAGTCTCCAATCATCTCTGGTGGTCTGCAGCAACATGCAATGGAGATATAAAGCTGTTAAGAGAGAAGTGGGTTTCTGTCCTTCATCATGTGAGAAACAAGCACTCATGGAATGATGCAGAACTATTTCGAAAGTGCGCACATCCCTGTCTCACCCGTAGAGAAGTGAAAAGAAAGTGCTGGCTTAAACCAGGAACCCCAGCTTATGTTGCACTAGAAGAAGTGGTTCTCCAACCAAAACTGTTGAAGGATTTGGCAAACCTGACTGATTTCTGTCACACAGGTGGTCTTGAAGTTTACCACTCCATGATCCTTAAGTATTGTCCCAAGAGAGAGCACTTCTCCTACAAGGGTATGGTAGCTAGAACACAGCTGGCTGCCATTGACAACAACCATAACACAGGAAGGAAGCAAGCCGTAATTCAAAGGGGAGAAAGGGTAGGAGAGGCAAGATATCGTCCATGTTTTCCCAAGATGCACAGGCGTTGGGTTGTCAAGCCAGTATTGGAGAAGAAAAGTTATGCGTTCCTTCCTGAGCTGCAGAAGAAAGTTCTAGGGATGTGTAATGGCACAGAAGATCCCCTGGAGCCTACTGCAGTAGATTTACCACCGAATATTGCAAGTGAGCCTGCACCAGGCAAACAAGACTTAATTAAAAAACATAGGTCCAGATTTTCAAggtaaattaattttgtttggagCAACCTTGTTTGGGACCTTTGAGTCTGCTAGTTTATCGCACTTGATTAGTACACAACAGGTTTTTCATGTTATCTCACAAACCTTGTTTCATCTTTAACTAAGGTAAAAAAGGCAAGTGTTCTTGGACGTTGTGCTGACATCCTGTCataatttcaaacaacattGAAGGGACAGGAATTATTTAACGACAAAGTTCCATTTCTATGTAAGATTTTGTGTTTGTGAAAATCCTAGTTGCGGTCCAGTAATGTGTTTGGGTGTAAAACATATTAGTGGACTTGTCACTATAAGCAAGACTCAATATAAATCAGTGTGTATCAATAATACATtgcaataataaatataataaaatcaCTCGGCGACAAAAGAGATGTGAAATCAGTCTGTATTAATAATATATTGCAAtaataaatatcataaaatcactTGGATACAAAAACACACTTTTTAGAATTgcagtaaataattattaagaaaagTCATTCATCAGCATAATGAAATccttcaaattcaaagttttcttCAAGTCCAGGGGGAGGGAAGTGTGCTCGTATGCACATAACTGCACAGGAGGGAAGGACAACTCGCACCTCTTTAGCCAGAACTCCCCAGCACCATCTTGCAAGCTGTCGATAAGCAATGTGGCGAAATTGTTTGTGCTCTGGCCCCTCATAGGCATTTCCATATTGCTGTTTATACTGTGTCCATGCTGTGCGGAGGACATACTTATTAGTACAAACAGGCTGAAATCCTGGGTGTTGAGTGATGCACTGTGGAGGACAATCAGAATCACCATCTGAAACAATGGACTGGCATGTCTCCACCATCTTATCAATTTCTTGACAGCATACACattcattaatgctgttcataATTTGGCAGCTACCACAGGTGCAcctaagaaacaacaaaaaaaacattgcttaCTGGTTTCCTCACATATTTGATATTATTTTAGAATCCAAAACCAGTAATTGGACACCAATATACATCGACTGTCTCTCCGTTTATGATATATGACATCTTAAAAGTggaggtttttttaatttgtgttctcTCAAAGCAGATTCTGATGTAACACAAAATGTAGAGGTTATGTGATGAATCTTGCTACCCAGTTAAAAGTTATTTGGGAATTATTCTGTTTACAAAATcgtttttctccaaaaattgtACAGTATTATAAATAACTAAATGCTGCTTTCAATTGCTAAAGCTTATGAGCTTCAATATTTCGTTTTTTCGAAAAAATCTCGTAAGGTTTTGGAAATTTGGCCCTTTATACACTCC
The Acropora muricata isolate sample 2 chromosome 3, ASM3666990v1, whole genome shotgun sequence genome window above contains:
- the LOC136911359 gene encoding uncharacterized protein — translated: MKCGSTITEISFASTGSMLTVRTSCMNEHDSSWNSQPILSSTPVGNLLLCSSILFTGNTFKKIQNFAACLGLKFLSERVFYRHQDRYLFPVINDAWEKERQTVVEELIDKPIVNLNGDGRCDSPGHNAKYGTYTFMDSDTGKIVSFSVVQVTETTSSNAMEKEGFVRCISSLENGDDVSIDRITTDRHTVITSTMAKDYPHIKHQYDVWHVSKSVVKKLNKKAKLKSCQDLSRWIQSVSNHLWWSAATCNGDIKLLREKWVSVLHHVRNKHSWNDAELFRKCAHPCLTRREVKRKCWLKPGTPAYVALEEVVLQPKLLKDLANLTDFCHTGGLEVYHSMILKYCPKREHFSYKGMVARTQLAAIDNNHNTGRKQAVIQRGERVGEARYRPCFPKMHRRWVVKPVLEKKSYAFLPELQKKVLGMCNGTEDPLEPTAVDLPPNIASEPAPGKQDLIKKHRSRFSR